The Vibrio marisflavi CECT 7928 region TCAAGGCTATTTGCTCTGCCTCGTCGCAACCTTCTCTGGAATAGCTGTATTTGAAGCAGCATCAGGGGTATTGTTTGGTGGCGTTCTGCACTATTCTGCAATGGCGGTAAGCTTACTATTTGTTGTACCTATTCCTGGTTACCTTATCGGCGCTAGCACTTCAGGAAAGCTTGTAAAACGCTATGGAAACCATACCTCTCTATTGGTGGGTTTAGCGGCCATTATTCTCGGTTCGTTGGTAATATTCGTGCCCGGTCTTATGGACATCACTAATGCAGCAACATTGGTGGGTGGCGCACTGCTGTATTTCTTAGGTGGCGGTATTTTGTATCCAGCGGCAGTGACTGGCGCTTTGATACCATTTCCAAATCACGCAGGCACCGCAGGCGCAGTTCTCGGTGGTATACAAAACTTAGGCGCAGGTCTTGTTGCTCTAGTTGCATCAATGATCCCTACTAGCAATCAAATGCCTGTTGGACTGCTCATGCTTGTGATGGCACTACTCGCCGCGCTAGGTATATGGCGCTCAGCGGATAACAGCGATTCAGCAAGCGATGAACCAGCTATAGCATAATCAGCATTTTCCTTCTCACGAATCATAAAAAAGAGAGTTGTTATAACTTCACAACTCTCTCTACTCCTGCCCCTTGATTGAGACCTAGCATTTCTCCCCTTCGAATTGTACTTACTTCGATTAGAGAAACCTCTACATCAACACTTTTGACCTTAGTAATTCCAGTTTTAGTCATCACTAAGACTTAAGGACATACCAGATTTTAAAAGTAGAAGTTATGCTCTCCGAAAGATGTTTTTTAGTAAATTATTTCTTTTCAACATTTTAACTTACTGACAAAGATAAAATTGAATCATACATTCCTAATTGGAATGTATATATTAGCAATATTATATTGCACAGGAACATAGATGTGGTCAAAATGCAGCCACCTAAAACTTGTGTCTTACCTAGATATTTACTGTCACAATTTGATATTGAATTTATCAGAATAAACATCAACCGAGGTATTTAAAATGGAATACAAAAACCGTGAGATATTAATTACATTTTATATGGTTCATTTCAAAATGAATAGAGAGCAAGCAATAGTGCTTCTTGAATTATAAGGTAATTTGTTAATTACGCGATATAACATTAATTAGTTATATTGATTATAAATCTTCAGTATTAAACATTTTTAGAGATATTAAACTATGAAAATAACATTGCCATCAGCAAATAGGAGAAATGGACCAGGACGACCTTCCACTACCGATACCTATATGGACATTCGATATGCACTTATAAAGTCATCTCAGAACTTATTCTCAAACATGCCATACGACAAAGTATCGACGAGGCTTATCGCTGAAAAAGCGGGCGTAAGTAGTTCATTGATAAGATACTACTTTGGAGGAAAAGAAGGGTTATTTGAAACAGCAGTCGTTAGCCTATGTGACAGCTTTTTCATTCAAATATCTAAACTTATTGAAAGTACTACATGCAATAACTTTAGCACATTTATCTTCGATGTTATGCAAGAAATCAAGAAGGCACCACAACTACCTAAAATCATGTCCCATACTTTAAGTTTAGAAAAAGATAATAGGTATGATAATGTAGTTAATATAGTTTTAAATTCATTTAATGAGTTATACGATAAACTTGTTCCACAGCTACAGACACGCGGTATACTTGACACTAACATGAACCCGGAACTGAGCAAAGTGTCGATTATAAACCTCTTGCTACATCCATTTAACATACCTCAAACATTACTTTCTGCATACAGCCTTGAAAGCAATGGCGACTTTTATGAAAAGGTTATAGAAAAAAACATAGAGCTAATAATATATGGCACTTCCAATTTCACGCCAAGCCTATGCGCATAGAAACATGCCTTATAGAAAAGATAAATCATGGATTAATATTGAAAGGTATCTATTCTCTAGTAGTATTTTCAATGAAATGATAATTCTTTATTAAGTTAACTTTCAAATCGTTTATTATCTTCCTCACATTGTTATTTATAGGTCGATTAGCCAGATAATAAATAGAGAAGTCAAAGTAATCCATACTTTTTGATAAGCGAATAAGTTTACCAGCTTTTATTTTTTCTTCTACCATATAAAAAGGAACGATGGTTCCAGCTTGACCTGATTCAGCAAGTTGCACTCGAGCATCACCGCTATCGACTTGATACGCAATATTTCCTTTGGCCGCAGCCTTTAAGTAAAAATCCCTAAGGATGGGGTTGTTTAGCCTAGAAACAATGTGGTTGGTATCGAACTGAGGGAAGGCCCACTTGTAGTCAGTCACATCTTCTTTAATCCCCATTGACGGTCCTATAATACAAGCTGTTTCCAAGCTTAAGAAGGGACTCTTAACCAATAAATCTAATTCGGGTATATTTGGCTGTATTTCAGACTGAGATATGAATAAATCAATTTCTCCTTGCAAGAGTTTTTTGTTTAGATTCATAAAGGTATCTGAAGATATGGTCACCTTTAACTCTTTATATTCTTCTTCATTGTTCTGAATATTAAGGCATAGGACTTGGCTAATCAAAGGAGATATAATTTTACCTATACCAATGTTAAGATTGCCATAAAATCCGTCATTAACTTTTTTTGTCATGCTTTCTAGTAAAGCAAACTCTCTATATAAATCATCGAATTTGGAGTACAGATAATCCGCGGCCTTAGTAGGTACTAGGTTTCGGGTATGCCTATCAAACAACACTGTATCCAGCTTGCTCTCAAGACTTTGAAGCTGCTTTGTTACGTTAGACTGGGCTAATCCGGAAATTTTAGCCGCCTCTGTAATACTTCTAAACTCATATATATTAAGGAAGTTCTTAATAGCACTACCATTAATATTCATAATTTTACTCTTAACCATGAGTCCCTCTAACAGAATATACGTTAGGCATATTACTTTTGGAAAGCAGGTAGAGTCAAGTTTAAAAACAAAACACTCAATAATTCATTTTAAAACACGCATATACATTGCAACTTTTATTAAGTGCTGAATTAGATATAAAATTACTAAGGTTGATAAAAACCCAAGATATAGGCTTGTTAAATATAGCCATACTAAAGGTGCTTATGATTTAAGTAAGTAATAGTTAAATATAAAGAGGCTGTGATAACACAACCTCTCCCCTACTAAAGTTAACGAAAATATACTTACTCAGTGTATTTACTACTTCCCTTCCATCGCCTTTTTGGACATTAGTAGCATCAAATTATCGACTTCTTTCTTATACGGTGGCCAGAACATGTCTTTGACAAAGAAACCTTTGTCGCTTGCTGACTGGTGTTTCAACGAAGCACTGACCATACCAAGGTTGTTCACTAAACGTGTTTGTACAGCATCACTAATAAAGTAATTAGCAAATATTTCAGCGGCTTCTAGCTTTTTACCTTTTAAGTTTTTGTGGAAGTTTATTGTATCCATCCATACGGTGTTTCCTTCCTTAAACTTAATCAGCTTCCAATCTCCACCCGCTCTATTTTCTGCCGCTGCGCCAATACCATACGACGCTACAATCAACAGATCATCTCTAAATTCAGGTGAACCGCCCCAGAAGTAAGAAACCTGACCATAAAGGGCCTTCAACTTACCTTCAATATCTCCCTTTTGGCTCTCTGCCTGCATTTCAGAACGAGAGACCTCATTAAGATAGAACGCAGACTTTCCAGCCATCATAGAAGCAATGGCCACATTCGGTTGTACCTGGCCTTTTGTTAAAGATACTTTTCCCTTCCATTTGGGATCGAGCAGCCCATTCAAGCTCTTCGGAACCTCTCCCTCAGACACTTTTTTCATATTTGCCCAAAGACCATAAGCGCCACCACCAAAAGGCAAATACAGTGTTTTGCCATTTTCGGTGCCCATAGGAACGTTAAGCATAGCTGGGTCTAAATGCTTGTAGTTGGTCAGTCTAGGAGAATTTGTATTGATTGGTTGAAGTAAAGCTGCCGTTTTACCTCGTTGCATCTGAATATAATTTAAAGTCAGGAAACTGATATCAGCTTTTCCTGCTCTAAGCAGTTTAAACATTTGCTCTGGGCCTTCAGCCCAAGGCGAAATAACGTTTATTTCATAGTTATAACCTTTGTCTTTTAAGATTTTATTGACCGCAGCTACTTCATCTGGTTCAACGTACCCCTCCCACGTTAAGACATTGAGTTTTTCTGCTGATATCGCCTGAAATGGGGCGAAAAATAGTGCAATGACCAAAAGAACAAGCTTTGTATTCCACACTTTCATCGTCGTACTTTCCATGCATCTCTCCTTATTATTAATAAAAATATTAGTAACAAAATAAAGCTTTGCAACTTAGACATTGTACTGTGACTAAACGGGCCTAATGATAGATACACATGAAAAATATAGAGTTTTTACTTTCATTAAAACAGACTGCTCAGTTCGTTCACCTTGGTGTATTGGGCAACGACTAGAACTTTTAATGTACATGCTAGCTAGCATTTTGGGTTGCAATTGAGGGCTTCATTGTGGTTTAAATAACTGATCGTCTTATTAAACAAGGAATTCTTATGTCACACGGTAAAAAGACCCAAATGATAAGTGCTGGACGCAAACCTAAGTGGACGCAGAACGTAGTAAACCCTCCTGTGCAACGCGCTTCAACAATATTGTTTAACACTGTGTCTGAGAAAAAAGATGCTACTATCAACCGTGCGAAACAAACTTTGTTTTATGGCCGCCGAGGAACTAACACACACTTCGCCTTCCAAGAAGCCATGACACAAGTTGAAGGCGGTGCGGGTTGCGCTCTTTTTCCAAGTGGAGCGGCAGCAATTGCAAATTCAATTTTAGCCTTTGTAGAAACGGGCGATCACATCTTAATGGTTGACACCTGCTACGAGCCAACCCGTGATTTTTGCGATGTCATGATGAAAAAGATGGGCGTCGAAACAACCTATTATGACCCTCTAATCGGTGAAGATATACACACACTTATCAAACCAAATACCAAAATACTTTTCACCGAATCTCCGGGCTCGATTACGATGGAACTGCAAGACGTTCCGACACTTTCCAAAATTGCGCATGAACACGGAATCGTTGTGATGCTTGATAATACTTGGGGTGCCGGGGTTAACTTTTCTCCATTCGATCATGGTGTCGATATTTCCATTCAAGCGGCAACCAAATACATTGGTGGGCACTCCGATATCATGTTAGGTACAGCGACCGCTTCGGAAAAATATTGGGATCAACTTCGTGAACAGTGCTACTTAATGGGGCAATGTGTGTCACCTGATGATGCTTATACGGCCCTGCGCGGTATACGAACGCTTGATGTCCGCCTTAGACAGCACGATGAGAACGGCAAGAAAATAGCTGACTGGCTAACGTCTAGACCCGAGGTGGATCATGTTCGCCACCCAAGCCTACCAAGCTGCCCCGGATACGAGTTTTTCCAGCGTGATTTCACCGGTGGAAATGGTTTATTCTCATTTGTATTGAAACAAAGCAACAGCAAAGCAACAACGGCTCTTCTTGACGGAATGAGTCACTTTGGCATGGGCTACTCTTGGGGAGGGTTTGAGAGTTTAATTCTAGCTAACGAACCCAGCAGCTTTAATAGCTTAAGAACCATAGCCAACCCTAATTTTACCGGAACACTAATCCGCCTACATATTGGGTTGGAAGATATCGAAGATTTAATTGCCGATTTAGAAGCAGGCTTCGAGCGATACAATAAAGCACTCACAGCTCATTCATAGAAAAAACAGGTTCAATTGATAAAGGTGCTATCTTTAGCACCTTTATTTACCAACCTTTAGCCAATTATTGATTATAAACCTTCGTATTTTTGTAGCTTGAACTATCAAAGTCTGGATACGCTGCAGAGCGCATGACTTCAGCAATCGTTTTATAAGTTTTAACCCATGCTTGCCGTGTTGAGTCATCGAAATCATCGCCAAGACCGGTTTTTAACGTGTACAACAAAGCATTTCCGACTGGTGTATAATCATCAGCCGTGACCCCATAAGCAACATGGCGCTTCGCCAGCTGCTGAAGTACAGGCACCAGCTCATCTAAATTGTCTAGACCACTTACCGCCACTTTCAAAGTAGCCATGAGCTTTTGCCCCTGCTGTTTGATGTCTGACTTAAATAATGTTCTCAAGCGCGGGTCATATTCAAAAAGCTTATTGTAGAATATATCCGCAGCTTGCTCGGCAATAGGCTCTACTTTTTTGAAGCTTTCTTGTATCAACTTTTTTTCTATTGGGGTAAGTGACATATAATTCTCCTGCTAAACCTACTGGTGGCGGACTATACGTAAAATCGAGTTAAAGTAAGACAAATTCGGCTGGAGTTAGTAGAACTTAAGCATTTCGTGCAAGGTAGAACAAAGCTAAAAGCAAGTATCAAAAAACGCCCAAATATAGGCGCTAAAAATAAGTAAGCACGTTATGTAACCCTAGCCGTTCGCATTTTAATAGTCTTTTAACTGCGCGTTATCGAAATCAGTATAGCAATGAGTTCGACATTTGCCATTCCATGGAATACTGCTTTAGGGGTATTTTCAACTCACTGAAATACTTGCACTAAGACTTAGTGAGCGCCATCACTTCTTTTTTACGAAAGCATTGGTTGGAATGATCGTTAATCAACCCAGCAGCTTGGAGGTGAGAATAAATTATTGTCGAGCCAATAAACTTAAATCCGCGCTTTTTTAGATCTTTACTTAAAGCGTCTGATATTGGAGA contains the following coding sequences:
- a CDS encoding TetR/AcrR family transcriptional regulator — its product is MKITLPSANRRNGPGRPSTTDTYMDIRYALIKSSQNLFSNMPYDKVSTRLIAEKAGVSSSLIRYYFGGKEGLFETAVVSLCDSFFIQISKLIESTTCNNFSTFIFDVMQEIKKAPQLPKIMSHTLSLEKDNRYDNVVNIVLNSFNELYDKLVPQLQTRGILDTNMNPELSKVSIINLLLHPFNIPQTLLSAYSLESNGDFYEKVIEKNIELIIYGTSNFTPSLCA
- a CDS encoding LysR family transcriptional regulator; protein product: MNINGSAIKNFLNIYEFRSITEAAKISGLAQSNVTKQLQSLESKLDTVLFDRHTRNLVPTKAADYLYSKFDDLYREFALLESMTKKVNDGFYGNLNIGIGKIISPLISQVLCLNIQNNEEEYKELKVTISSDTFMNLNKKLLQGEIDLFISQSEIQPNIPELDLLVKSPFLSLETACIIGPSMGIKEDVTDYKWAFPQFDTNHIVSRLNNPILRDFYLKAAAKGNIAYQVDSGDARVQLAESGQAGTIVPFYMVEEKIKAGKLIRLSKSMDYFDFSIYYLANRPINNNVRKIINDLKVNLIKNYHFIENTTRE
- a CDS encoding ABC transporter substrate-binding protein; amino-acid sequence: MESTTMKVWNTKLVLLVIALFFAPFQAISAEKLNVLTWEGYVEPDEVAAVNKILKDKGYNYEINVISPWAEGPEQMFKLLRAGKADISFLTLNYIQMQRGKTAALLQPINTNSPRLTNYKHLDPAMLNVPMGTENGKTLYLPFGGGAYGLWANMKKVSEGEVPKSLNGLLDPKWKGKVSLTKGQVQPNVAIASMMAGKSAFYLNEVSRSEMQAESQKGDIEGKLKALYGQVSYFWGGSPEFRDDLLIVASYGIGAAAENRAGGDWKLIKFKEGNTVWMDTINFHKNLKGKKLEAAEIFANYFISDAVQTRLVNNLGMVSASLKHQSASDKGFFVKDMFWPPYKKEVDNLMLLMSKKAMEGK
- a CDS encoding cystathionine beta-lyase, whose protein sequence is MSHGKKTQMISAGRKPKWTQNVVNPPVQRASTILFNTVSEKKDATINRAKQTLFYGRRGTNTHFAFQEAMTQVEGGAGCALFPSGAAAIANSILAFVETGDHILMVDTCYEPTRDFCDVMMKKMGVETTYYDPLIGEDIHTLIKPNTKILFTESPGSITMELQDVPTLSKIAHEHGIVVMLDNTWGAGVNFSPFDHGVDISIQAATKYIGGHSDIMLGTATASEKYWDQLREQCYLMGQCVSPDDAYTALRGIRTLDVRLRQHDENGKKIADWLTSRPEVDHVRHPSLPSCPGYEFFQRDFTGGNGLFSFVLKQSNSKATTALLDGMSHFGMGYSWGGFESLILANEPSSFNSLRTIANPNFTGTLIRLHIGLEDIEDLIADLEAGFERYNKALTAHS
- a CDS encoding globin family protein, coding for MSLTPIEKKLIQESFKKVEPIAEQAADIFYNKLFEYDPRLRTLFKSDIKQQGQKLMATLKVAVSGLDNLDELVPVLQQLAKRHVAYGVTADDYTPVGNALLYTLKTGLGDDFDDSTRQAWVKTYKTIAEVMRSAAYPDFDSSSYKNTKVYNQ